A region from the Tigriopus californicus strain San Diego chromosome 9, Tcal_SD_v2.1, whole genome shotgun sequence genome encodes:
- the LOC131886056 gene encoding translation factor Guf1, mitochondrial-like, with protein MIFFRRPLFPCHLIQWTLLTRSQSSDVSNKIHHTDLKDVPLERIRNFSIVAHIDHGKSTLADRILEVVGAISISKDNKQILDKLQVERERGITVKAQTASFIYDYQGQDMLLNLIDTPGHVDFSAEVSKSLASCQGVILVVDAKQGVQAQTVSNYNLAVANDLAVVPVLNKIDLPEVDLDSCLNQLESLFDIDPNSVILASAKSGIGIEEILDAVVDRILPPLTHGQGDSLKFLLQDSWYDQYKGAVGLIQVFDGVLKLGDEITSVKTKKTYNVKSLGILTPEEVSVPAIHPGQIGFFTCNMKTTKEAIVGDTFHRINRPVEPILHVSTPNPMVYSGFYPTESSYYSNLKTAIDKISLNDSSVSIDPETSPALGSGWRIGFLGLLHMEVFSQRLQQEFDAEVILTQPSVPYKIIPKPHLVKKFGQEIWVKTPKDWVDKDVAETYLEPIVKGTIIVPEEYMQQVASLCSSCRGIAEDTTFVDQTRVRMVYTLPLSDIVTNFFDDLKRITSGYGSFDYEDAGYIHSQLIKVDILLNGKPVPELSFLSNPSKARPTGKIKVAKLKELLPRQLYDVAIQATRGKTILARETIKAARKDVTAKCYGGDLTRKQKLLKNQAEGKKRLRAIGNIQVSKETFIKVLTNK; from the coding sequence ATGATCTTTTTTCGCCGACCATTGTTTCCGTGTCATCTGATTCAATGGACATTGCTGACCCGATCCCAGAGCTCCGATGTTTCCAACAAGATACACCACACGGATCTGAAAGATGTCCCGTTGGAAAGGATACGAAACTTCAGTATCGTAGCCCATATTGACCATGGCAAATCCACATTGGCCGATCGAATCCTGGAGGTTGTGGGAGCCATTTCGATATCTAAAGACAATAAGCAGATCTTGGACAAGCTACAAGTGGAACGTGAACGCGGGATCACGGTTAAAGCGCAAACGGCATCTTTCATCTACGATTATCAAGGACAGGACATGCTTTTGAACCTTATTGACACGCCCGGACACGTGGATTTCAGTGCAGAGGTGAGCAAGAGTTTAGCTTCGTGCCAAGGCGTGATCTTGGTGGTGGATGCCAAGCAAGGCGTTCAAGCCCAAACCGTGTCCAACTATAATCTCGCTGTGGCGAATGATCTGGCTGTGGTGCCCGTGCTCAATAAGATTGATCTACCCGAAGTGGATTTAGATTCGTGTTTGAATCAACTGGAGAGCTTGTTCGATATTGATCCCAATTCGGTAATCTTGGCCTCGGCCAAGAGTGGAATCGGGATCGAAGAGATCCTGGACGCTGTGGTGGATCGGATCCTACCACCTTTGACTCACGGACAGGGAGACTCCTTGAAGTTTCTGTTGCAAGACTCATGGTATGATCAGTACAAAGGAGCCGTAGGTTTGATCCAGGTCTTCGATGGGGTTCTGAAACTCGGCGACGAAATCACTTCGGTCAAAACGAAGAAAACCTACAACGTCAAGAGTTTGGGCATTTTGACGCCCGAAGAGGTATCGGTTCCGGCCATTCATCCCGGCCAGATTGGCTTCTTTACCTGTAACATGAAAACCACAAAAGAAGCCATCGTTGGCGACACGTTTCATCGCATCAACCGGCCAGTGGAGCCAATTTTGCACGTGTCGACGCCCAATCCCATGGTATATTCCGGATTTTATCCCACAGAGTCGTCCTATTATTCAAACTTAAAAACTGCCATAGACAAAATTAGTCTCAACGATTCGAGCGTTTCGATTGACCCCGAAACCAGTCCCGCTCTTGGATCAGGCTGGAGAATCGGATTCCTGGGTCTGCTCCATATGGAGGTGTTTTCTCAGCGTTTGCAGCAAGAGTTTGACGCCGAAGTCATCTTGACTCAGCCCTCAGTGCCTTATAAGATCATCCCTAAACCTCATTTAGTCAAGAAATTCGGGCAAGAAATTTGGGTGAAGACCCCTAAAGATTGGGTCGATAAAGACGTGGCTGAGACCTATTTGGAACCGATTGTGAAAGGAACCATCATTGTTCCTGAAGAGTACATGCAGCAAGTTGCCTCATTGTGCTCAAGCTGCCGTGGAATAGCCGAAGACACGACCTTCGTGGACCAAACGAGAGTTCGTATGGTATACACCCTACCTTTGTCCGATATTGTGACGAATTTCTTTGATGATCTGAAGCGGATCACATCCGGGTATGGGTCTTTTGACTATGAAGATGCCGGCTATATCCACTCTCAGTTAATCAAGGTCGATATTTTATTGAATGGTAAGCCTGTCCCCgagctttcatttctctccAATCCGAGCAAGGCTCGACCAACGGGCAAAATCAAAGTGGCGAAGCTCAAGGAGCTCTTACCTCGCCAGCTCTACGACGTTGCTATTCAAGCGACCCGTGGTAAAACGATTTTGGCCCGTGAAACGATCAAAGCCGCGAGAAAGGATGTAACCGCAAAATGCTACGGCGGAGATCTAACACGAAAGCAAAAGCTACTGAAAAATCAAGCCGAGGGGAAGAAACGTCTGAGAGCAATAGGGAACATTCAGGTATCGAAGGAAACCTTTATTAAAGTGTTAACCAATAAATGA
- the LOC131886057 gene encoding spermine oxidase-like, with amino-acid sequence MHRVSLEASGSVLVSGFKKLGSSNFYQHRISAPGNMHQIIIIGAGTSGLMSALRLAEAGYDDILILEAEMRIGGRILTIPKNGKWLELGAQWIHGKGKNPLWRFVQEHKIPIHAEVNRDGEGRFVRNDGREMPSSILEETMVKLDFIHDDCNKFAKDPKKFAQLSIGEVFKKEFDTWLHEEKIGHEPHEHTEWRRQFFQWYIKWEECDAGCDSLDEQSAVSWGQYVDYDDDTSFAEGYVSLLNKIKELLDKTNVEIKLDHAVTSIQYDLEGGAQLTCENGEIFQASHVISTASLGYLKQHHNELFQPPLPSRMVNAIESIGFGTIDRIKLDFVAPFWDASNPGYMILWDRNINDEPLNRSTWVQHVVGFDAVIDHPNMLMAWVSGEAARIMESLPDQTIATQLCDVLRLVTKKSLPDLKSVDVTRWYTNPFQLGVYSYRSPKTDQKGLGPKDLGEPIIVLGQPRILFAGEATDPDHYGTVHGAFTAGEREAKRLIDFFKAQ; translated from the exons ATGCACAGAGTATCTCTTGAAGCCAGTGGGTCAGTTCTTGTCTCGGGGTTCAAAAAACTAggaagttcaaatttctatCAGCACAGAATCAGTGCCCCTGGAAATATGCATCAGATTATAATCATCGGAGCTGGAACTTCTGGCCTAATGAGCGCTCTACGTTTGGCAGAAGCTGGATACGATGATATTCTTATTTTGGAGGCCGAAATGAGAATCGGAGGTCGGATCCTGACCATTCCGAAAAACGGCAAGTGGCTTGAACTAGGAGCTCAGTGGATCCATGGGAAGGGTAAAAACCCTTTGTGGAGGTTTGTGCAAGAGCACAAG ATTCCAATTCATGCCGAGGTCAATCGAGATGGCGAAGGAAGATTCGTCAGGAACGATGGACGAGAAATGCCTTCGAGTATTTTAGAAGAAACCATGGTCAAATTGGATTTCATTCACGACGACTGCAATAAGTTCGCCAAGGATCCCAAAAAGTTTGCTCAACTTTCCATTGGAGAAGTGTTTAAAAAAGAGTTTGATACTTGGttgcatgaagaaaaaattggGCATGAGCCTCACGAACACACCGAATGGAGACGTCAGTTTTTTCAGTGGTACATCAAGTGGGAAGAGTGTGATGCGGGATGTGATAGTTTGGATGAGCAATCTGCAGTATCCTGGGGACAATATGTCGATTATGATGACGATACAAGCTTTGCGGAGGGTTATGTTTCACTCTTAAACAAGATCAAAGAACTCCTGGACAAAACAAATGTGGAAATAAAGTTAGACCATGCGGTAACAAGCATTCAATACGATTTGGAGGGTGGAGCCCAGTTGACGTGTGAAAACGGAGAAATCTTTCAGGCATCCCATGTTATTTCGACCGCATCCTTAGGATACCTAAAACAGCATCATAATGAACTCTTTCAACCCCCACTGCCTAGTCGCATGGTGAATGCTATTGAAAGTAttggttttggaacaattgacCGCATCAAACTGGATTTCGTTGCTCCCTTTTGGGATGCCTCAAATCCAGGATATATGATCCTCTGGGATCGGAACATTAACGACGAGCCTCTGAATCGCTCAACTTGGGTGCAACACGTGGTTGGATTTGATGCAGTGATTGACCATCCGAACATGTTGATGGCGTGGGTATCTGGGGAAGCTGCCCGAATCATGGAGTCCCTCCCGGATCAAACCATTGCCACGCAACTCTGCGATGTATTGAGGCTGGTCACAAAGAAATCTCTACCAGATCTGAAAAGTGTTGACGTTACCAGATGGTACACCAACCCGTTTCAGCTAGGGGTGTATAGCTACCGCTCTCCAAAGACTGATCAAAAAGGCTTGGGTCCCAAAGATCTTGGAGAGCCAATCATAGTTCTCGGTCAGCCAAGAATTCTCTTTGCCGGCGAAGCCACAGATCCTGACCACTATGGCACCGTCCATGGCGCCTTCACAGCAGGAGAACGCGAAGCCAAAAGGTTAATCGATTTCTTTAAGGCTCAATAG